A window of Candidatus Dadabacteria bacterium genomic DNA:
GAGCGTCGGAATCACGGCCAGGGTTCTGGCTGACCTTGACAGGCTCCAGACAAAAGAGGCCAGAATAGTTCTTACCGCCGCCATAATCGACGACGTCATCGGGCTTATTATTCTCGGGGTCGTAAGCGGCATAGCGAGTTCTTTTCAATCGGGAGGCGGAACAGAGCAGTTGACCCTCTCTTCGATCTCATTTATAACAGCTAAGGCCTTCGGTTTTCTCGCCGTTTCCATAGTTGTCGGCAGGATTGTCGCTCCCAGGATTTTCGGGTTTTTCGCCCGGATCGACAGAAGCAATCTCGTCTGGATCATGGCGATAGCCTTCTGCTTTGTCTATGCGTACTGTTCAAATCTTTTTTCTCTCGCTCCCATAGTGGGGGCGTTCGCGGCCGGTCTGGTTCTTCGCGAAACGGAGCAGTTCAAGACTATTGAGGCGAGCATAAAGCCCGTTTCTCACTTTTTCGCCCCGATATTTTTCGTGATGGTAGGGGCGGCCGTGGATGTTTCTGTATTTAACCCCTTTGTATCTGAAAATATTATGGTAATATCAATCGCTTTAATTCTTTTCGCGGTGGCGGTTATAGGTAAGTACGCGAGCGGTTACGTAGTCTATGAAAAAGGCGTAAGAAAAAGCATAATTGGCATCGGAATGATCCCGCGAGGCGAGGTCGGGCTTATTTTCGCGAAGATCGGTCTTGCGTACGGCGTTTTCAAAACCGATCTTTTCTCCGCCGTCACTGCTATGGTCATACTGACAACATTTATAGTGCCCCCGCTTTTAAAATGGATGTTTGAAAGGGAGGACAAGGAGCGCAAGCTGGCCGAAAGTGCGGTCTAGCGAATAACCTTGAAGCTAGGTTAATCATGAGATTCTACGGTCTTAGGACATTTCTGCATGCTGCGATTTTTGCCTTGGCGCTCACTCCCTCGGCAAATGCCGCCGAGAACATGCTGAGCGTCGATAAGACGCTTGTGGTTCAGCTTGTTATTTTCCTGGTAGGACTTTTTCTGCTGAACCGCCTCGTGTTCCGCCCGCTTATCGGGGTCTGGGACAGGAGGGAGGAACTAACCGCGGGCACGATCAGAAAAGCCGAGGAAATGACCCGCAAGGCCGAGGGTGCCATCGCCGAGTACAACGAGAAAATTGCCGAGGCTAGGGCCCAGGCCACCGAGACAAGAAACGAACTCCGCCAGCAGGGACAGGGCGAATCTTCAAGGATGCTTCTTTCGGCGAGAGAAGCCGCCCAGGCGGACCTTGAGGGCGCGAGAGGGACTCTTGAGAGTGAGGTCACAAAGATAAGGGCGGACCTTGAGAGCGAGGTAGAGTCGCTTGCGGCGGAGATAAGTGACCGTGTCCTGAGGAAGGGGGTGTAGTGCTGATGGCTGCTGCGGATTTTAATTTTCCGGGGGAAACCGAGATTGGATAGTCATTTCAACTGGGCGTTTGTAATAAAATACGCTGTTAATCTGGGTCTTCTTCTGGCCCTTCTCATATACCTTATCAGAAAACCTTTCCTGTCTTTTCTCAAAAACAGGAAGGAAAGGCTCCGCTCGGAGGTTGACCGCGCCGCGGCGGCGGCCGAGCAGGCAAAAATGACGCTTGAGCAATACTCGGCGAAACTTGACGCGGTAGCCTCGGAAATAGCTTCTCTTCAGGAAAACATAAGAAAACAGGGTGAGAATGAAAGGGACGAGCTTGTCTC
This region includes:
- a CDS encoding cation:proton antiporter, coding for MEYVQHLSVEKFILYLLIILVFAKAFGRLAEKIGQPSVLGELLAGVVLSASVLALVPSTEGMVGYDIFHLLAEIGVVLLLFEIGLETRLADLIKVGPVSALVAVVGVVLPFALGYFCVIYFQKFAILNLEANMVGLVAIVMGATLTATSVGITARVLADLDRLQTKEARIVLTAAIIDDVIGLIILGVVSGIASSFQSGGGTEQLTLSSISFITAKAFGFLAVSIVVGRIVAPRIFGFFARIDRSNLVWIMAIAFCFVYAYCSNLFSLAPIVGAFAAGLVLRETEQFKTIEASIKPVSHFFAPIFFVMVGAAVDVSVFNPFVSENIMVISIALILFAVAVIGKYASGYVVYEKGVRKSIIGIGMIPRGEVGLIFAKIGLAYGVFKTDLFSAVTAMVILTTFIVPPLLKWMFEREDKERKLAESAV
- a CDS encoding ATP synthase F0 subunit B, whose amino-acid sequence is MRFYGLRTFLHAAIFALALTPSANAAENMLSVDKTLVVQLVIFLVGLFLLNRLVFRPLIGVWDRREELTAGTIRKAEEMTRKAEGAIAEYNEKIAEARAQATETRNELRQQGQGESSRMLLSAREAAQADLEGARGTLESEVTKIRADLESEVESLAAEISDRVLRKGV
- a CDS encoding ATP synthase F0 subunit B; translated protein: MDSHFNWAFVIKYAVNLGLLLALLIYLIRKPFLSFLKNRKERLRSEVDRAAAAAEQAKMTLEQYSAKLDAVASEIASLQENIRKQGENERDELVSAAEKSCEMIKKEVEDTIRLETTKAVSEIQSEVVSSALALAEEMIKERVDADFTTDSVDDFVKMIEEGKWQQLRH